Proteins encoded by one window of Cyanobium sp. NS01:
- the thrS gene encoding threonine--tRNA ligase, with amino-acid sequence MSHVLAMAVQRLFPKAQVTIGPWTESGFYYDFDHPEPFTEADLKAIKKEMGKIIGRRLPLQRLEVSRAEAEARIRAQNEPYKLEILASIEEPISLYTLGEEWWDLCAGPHVANTSELNPKAFELESVAGAYWRGDETKAQLQRIYGTAWETPEQLAEHKRRKAEALRRDHRRLGTDLHLFSIEDEAGAGLVFWHPRGARMRLEIENFWREAHFAAGYELLYTPHVADLGLWKTSGHLDFYSESMFGPMQVDERQYQLKPMNCPFHVLTYASTLRSYRELPIRWAELGTVYRYERPGVMHGLMRVRGFTQDDAHVFCLPEQISDEILAILDLTEQILSTFDFRSYEINLSTRPAKSIGESAVWELATQGLVEALERKGWNYKVDEGGGAFYGPKIDLKIEDAIGRMWQCSTIQLDFNLPERFDLHYVAADGSRQRPIMIHRAIFGSLERFFGIMTENYAGDFPFWLAPEQIRLLPVTDEVRPYAASLSEQFRRAGIRCSVDGSGDRLNKLIRTGEQMKIPVLGVIGAKEVEAGAISLRSRRDGDLGTLAASDVLAAARQANQQRGAGLALEVDALEAAAQAAGGDGTPR; translated from the coding sequence ATGAGCCATGTGCTGGCCATGGCCGTGCAGCGGCTGTTCCCCAAGGCCCAGGTCACGATCGGCCCCTGGACCGAGAGCGGCTTCTACTACGACTTCGACCACCCGGAACCCTTCACCGAGGCCGATCTCAAGGCGATCAAGAAGGAGATGGGCAAGATCATCGGCCGCCGCTTGCCGCTGCAGCGGCTTGAGGTGAGCCGCGCCGAGGCCGAGGCGCGCATCCGGGCCCAGAACGAGCCCTACAAGCTGGAGATCCTGGCCTCGATCGAGGAGCCGATCAGCCTCTACACCCTCGGCGAGGAGTGGTGGGACCTCTGCGCCGGGCCCCACGTGGCCAACACCAGCGAGCTCAACCCCAAGGCCTTCGAGCTCGAGAGCGTGGCCGGGGCCTACTGGCGCGGCGACGAGACCAAGGCCCAGCTGCAGCGCATCTACGGCACCGCCTGGGAAACCCCCGAGCAGCTGGCCGAGCACAAGCGCCGCAAGGCCGAGGCCCTGCGCCGGGACCACCGCCGCCTCGGCACCGACCTGCACCTGTTCTCGATCGAGGACGAAGCCGGCGCCGGCCTGGTGTTCTGGCATCCCCGCGGTGCCCGCATGCGCCTCGAGATCGAGAACTTCTGGCGCGAGGCCCACTTCGCGGCCGGCTACGAGCTGCTTTACACACCCCACGTGGCCGATCTGGGCCTGTGGAAGACCTCCGGCCACCTCGACTTCTACAGCGAGAGCATGTTCGGGCCCATGCAGGTGGATGAGCGTCAGTACCAGCTCAAGCCGATGAACTGCCCCTTCCACGTGCTCACCTATGCCAGCACCCTGCGCAGCTACCGGGAGCTGCCGATCCGCTGGGCCGAGCTCGGCACGGTGTACCGCTACGAGCGGCCCGGGGTGATGCACGGGCTGATGCGGGTGCGGGGTTTCACCCAGGACGACGCCCACGTGTTCTGCCTGCCGGAGCAGATCAGCGACGAAATCCTGGCCATTCTCGATCTCACCGAGCAGATCCTCTCCACCTTCGACTTCCGCAGCTACGAGATCAACCTCTCCACCCGGCCCGCCAAGTCGATCGGTGAGAGCGCCGTGTGGGAGCTCGCCACCCAGGGCCTGGTGGAGGCCCTGGAGCGCAAGGGCTGGAACTACAAGGTGGATGAGGGCGGCGGTGCCTTCTACGGCCCCAAGATCGACCTCAAGATCGAAGATGCGATCGGAAGGATGTGGCAGTGCTCCACCATCCAGCTCGACTTCAACCTGCCGGAACGTTTTGATCTGCACTACGTGGCCGCCGACGGCAGCCGCCAGCGGCCGATCATGATTCACCGCGCCATCTTCGGATCGCTGGAGCGGTTCTTCGGGATCATGACCGAGAACTACGCCGGCGATTTCCCCTTCTGGCTGGCACCGGAACAGATCCGGCTGCTGCCCGTCACCGACGAGGTGCGCCCCTACGCGGCCTCGCTCAGCGAGCAGTTCCGCCGGGCGGGCATCCGCTGCAGCGTGGATGGCTCCGGCGACAGGCTCAACAAGCTGATCCGCACGGGCGAGCAGATGAAGATCCCCGTGCTGGGGGTGATCGGCGCCAAGGAGGTGGAAGCGGGTGCCATCAGCCTGCGCAGTCGCCGCGACGGCGATCTGGGCACGCTGGCGGCCAGCGATGTGCTGGCGGCAGCCCGGCAGGCCAACCAGCAGCGGGGGGCAGGTCTCGCTCTGGAAGTGGACGCTCTGGAGGCCGCAGCCCAGGCAGCCGGCGGCGACGGGACACCCCGCTGA
- a CDS encoding metal ABC transporter substrate-binding protein: protein MSGFGRPLAAALASLLLAACDAPSPEARQDPADDRPVVLTTFTVLADMARQVAGDRLQVDSITKLGSEIHGYEPTPSDVERASRADLILENGLNLELWSRRFTAAAGNVPVATLTEGIAPLPIAEDAYAGKPNPHAWMSPRKAKRYIDNIVSAFSRLDPEGAASFQANGEAYKQQLAQLDQELRASLATIPESRRVLATCEGAFTYLAHDYGLTEAYLWPVNAESQVTPKRMARLIDTVRDRQVPAVFCESTVSDASQREVARAAGATFGGTFYVDSLSTPDGPAPTLLAMQRHNVGLIQRGLGTPQSNGVTP from the coding sequence TTGAGTGGCTTTGGGCGCCCCCTGGCGGCGGCGCTGGCTTCCCTGCTGCTGGCCGCCTGCGACGCCCCCAGCCCCGAAGCGCGCCAGGACCCCGCGGACGACCGCCCGGTGGTGCTCACCACCTTCACGGTGCTGGCGGACATGGCCCGCCAGGTGGCCGGTGATCGCCTGCAGGTGGACTCGATCACCAAGCTGGGCTCGGAGATCCATGGCTACGAACCCACCCCCAGTGACGTCGAGCGCGCCAGCCGGGCCGACCTGATCCTGGAGAACGGCCTCAACCTGGAGCTCTGGTCCCGCAGGTTCACCGCGGCGGCCGGCAACGTGCCCGTGGCCACCCTCACCGAGGGGATCGCACCCCTGCCCATCGCCGAGGATGCCTACGCCGGCAAGCCCAATCCCCACGCCTGGATGTCGCCCCGGAAGGCCAAGCGCTACATCGACAACATCGTGAGCGCCTTCAGCCGGTTGGACCCCGAGGGCGCCGCCAGCTTCCAGGCCAATGGTGAGGCCTACAAGCAACAGCTGGCCCAGCTGGATCAGGAGTTGCGTGCCTCCCTGGCCACGATTCCGGAATCGCGGCGAGTGCTGGCCACCTGCGAGGGCGCGTTCACCTATCTGGCTCACGACTACGGCCTCACTGAGGCCTATCTCTGGCCGGTGAACGCCGAGAGTCAGGTCACCCCCAAGCGGATGGCCCGCCTGATCGACACCGTCCGCGACCGTCAGGTGCCCGCGGTGTTCTGCGAGAGCACCGTGAGCGACGCCTCCCAGCGGGAGGTGGCCAGGGCCGCCGGTGCCACCTTTGGCGGCACCTTCTACGTGGACTCGCTCTCCACGCCCGATGGGCCGGCTCCCACTCTGCTCGCCATGCAGCGCCACAATGTGGGTCTGATCCAGCGGGGTCTGGGCACCCCTCAGAGCAACGGAGTGACCCCATGA
- a CDS encoding glucokinase codes for MADATQCLTVLAGDIGGTKTLLALYALCGPRLELLRSERYPSAEWPDLAPMVQAFLGSDSPPAAACFAVAGPVQGGEAHLTNLPWQLCEAELSRDTGIERVNLVNDFAVLVYGLPHLEPHQQAPVVAGQAVAAEPLLVLGAGTGLGVAIGLPARDGAELTALASEAAHGEFAPRSAQEWALKQWLLASLDLERLSIERVVSGTGLGHVTRWLLDSQDPGGAHPLQTLAATQPDELPAATTAAAAEGDPLATAALEVWLGAYGSVCGDLALTSLSRGGIWLAGGTAAKLLEPLRGNTFREAFLAKGRLGRVLANMPITAVLDPAIGQFSAACRARMLLG; via the coding sequence ATGGCCGACGCGACGCAATGCCTCACGGTGCTGGCGGGCGACATCGGCGGCACCAAGACCCTGCTGGCCCTGTATGCCCTGTGCGGCCCCCGATTGGAGCTGCTGCGCAGTGAGCGCTACCCCTCGGCCGAGTGGCCCGATCTCGCCCCGATGGTGCAGGCCTTCCTGGGCAGCGACTCCCCTCCTGCCGCGGCCTGTTTCGCCGTGGCCGGACCGGTGCAGGGCGGGGAGGCCCATCTCACCAACCTGCCGTGGCAGCTCTGCGAGGCGGAACTCAGCCGGGACACCGGCATCGAGCGGGTGAACCTGGTGAACGACTTCGCCGTGCTGGTCTACGGCCTGCCGCATCTGGAGCCCCACCAGCAGGCTCCGGTGGTGGCGGGGCAGGCCGTGGCCGCTGAGCCGCTGCTGGTGCTGGGGGCGGGCACCGGCCTGGGGGTGGCGATCGGGCTGCCGGCGCGGGATGGAGCGGAGCTCACCGCCCTGGCCAGCGAGGCAGCCCATGGCGAGTTCGCGCCGCGCAGCGCCCAGGAGTGGGCGCTCAAGCAGTGGCTGCTGGCCAGCCTGGACCTCGAGCGCCTCTCGATCGAGCGGGTGGTGAGCGGCACCGGGCTGGGCCATGTGACCCGCTGGCTGCTGGACTCCCAGGACCCGGGCGGCGCCCATCCCCTCCAGACCCTGGCGGCCACACAGCCGGATGAGCTGCCCGCCGCCACCACCGCGGCAGCAGCCGAGGGCGATCCCCTGGCGACAGCGGCCCTGGAGGTGTGGCTGGGCGCCTACGGCAGTGTCTGCGGCGACCTGGCCCTCACCAGCCTCAGCCGGGGTGGCATCTGGCTGGCGGGGGGCACCGCCGCCAAGTTGCTGGAGCCCCTGCGGGGCAACACCTTCCGCGAGGCCTTCCTGGCCAAGGGGCGGTTGGGGCGGGTTCTGGCCAACATGCCGATCACGGCGGTGCTGGATCCCGCCATCGGCCAGTTCAGTGCCGCCTGCCGGGCCCGGATGCTGCTGGGCTGA
- a CDS encoding glycoside hydrolase family protein — MFQKLSRRPLAVALCLAATVPTTLASSAELPGGPARLAAPSPQLPAATKVAVRTANGPFTVTPERRALLNTIRYAEGTWKGGRAEGYRVLYGGQLFQGFQRHPEISVRRMYTSAAAGAYQFLPSTWHEVSRRLGLRSFEPHNQDQAALYLIQRRRALTRFDRQGLDSEVMARLAPEWASIPYRHGGSYYGQPVKSRQELSRFYQAALGEARRNGSSSDSRENANPA; from the coding sequence TTGTTCCAGAAGCTCTCCCGCAGGCCCCTGGCCGTCGCCCTGTGTCTGGCCGCCACGGTGCCCACCACCCTGGCCTCCTCGGCCGAGCTGCCTGGAGGCCCTGCACGGCTGGCGGCCCCGAGCCCCCAGCTGCCTGCCGCCACAAAGGTGGCCGTGCGCACCGCCAACGGCCCCTTCACGGTCACGCCAGAGCGGCGGGCCCTGCTCAACACCATCCGCTATGCCGAGGGCACCTGGAAGGGGGGGCGCGCCGAGGGCTACCGGGTTCTGTATGGCGGACAACTCTTCCAGGGCTTTCAACGCCACCCCGAAATCAGCGTGCGGCGGATGTACACCAGTGCTGCCGCAGGCGCCTACCAGTTTCTGCCCAGCACCTGGCACGAGGTGTCGCGCCGACTGGGGCTGCGCAGCTTCGAGCCCCACAACCAGGACCAGGCCGCCCTCTACCTGATCCAGCGCCGCCGCGCCCTGACCCGCTTCGACCGCCAGGGCCTCGACAGCGAGGTGATGGCGCGGCTGGCGCCCGAGTGGGCCTCGATCCCCTACCGCCATGGCGGCAGCTACTACGGCCAGCCGGTGAAGAGCCGCCAGGAGCTCAGCCGCTTCTACCAGGCTGCCCTGGGCGAGGCCCGGCGCAACGGCAGCAGCAGTGACTCCCGCGAGAACGCCAACCCGGCCTAG
- the trpS gene encoding tryptophan--tRNA ligase, producing MARPRVLSGVQPTGGLHLGNWLGAIRNWVDLQESHDTFFCVVDLHAITVPHDPAALAEATLSTAALYLACGIDPARSTVFVQSHVRAHSALCWLLNCVTPLNWLERMIQFKEKAVKQGDQVSAGLLDYPVLMAADILLYDADLVPVGEDQKQHLELARDIAQQRINARFGPPGPDGERQPVLKVPEPLILPEGARVMSLSDGSSKMSKSDPNEGSRIALLDPPELISRKIKRAKTDPTLGLEFGNPERPEADNLLGLYALLSDQSRDAAALECAEMGWGRFKPLLTEALIGALSPVQERYRQWRADPTALDQVLADGRARADAVAESTLQRVEHCLGFLPPRR from the coding sequence ATGGCACGGCCCCGGGTGCTCTCCGGCGTTCAGCCCACCGGGGGCCTGCACCTCGGCAACTGGCTCGGCGCCATCCGCAACTGGGTCGACCTGCAGGAGAGCCACGACACCTTCTTCTGTGTCGTGGACCTGCACGCGATCACGGTGCCCCACGATCCCGCCGCCCTGGCGGAGGCCACCCTGAGCACCGCCGCCCTCTATCTGGCCTGCGGCATCGACCCGGCCCGCTCGACCGTGTTCGTGCAGAGCCATGTGCGCGCCCACAGCGCCCTCTGCTGGCTGCTGAACTGCGTGACGCCGCTCAACTGGCTGGAGAGGATGATCCAGTTCAAGGAAAAGGCCGTGAAGCAGGGCGACCAGGTGTCGGCTGGGCTGCTCGACTACCCGGTGCTGATGGCGGCTGACATCCTTCTCTATGACGCCGATCTGGTGCCCGTGGGCGAAGACCAGAAGCAGCACCTGGAGCTGGCCCGCGACATTGCCCAGCAGCGCATCAACGCCCGCTTTGGCCCCCCGGGGCCCGACGGGGAGCGTCAGCCGGTGTTGAAGGTGCCCGAACCCCTGATCCTGCCTGAGGGGGCCCGGGTGATGAGCCTCAGCGACGGAAGCAGCAAGATGAGCAAGAGCGATCCCAACGAGGGCTCCCGCATCGCCCTGCTGGATCCGCCGGAGCTGATCAGCCGCAAGATCAAGCGCGCCAAGACCGATCCCACCCTGGGGCTGGAATTCGGCAACCCGGAGCGTCCCGAAGCCGACAACCTGCTGGGCCTCTATGCCCTGCTCAGCGACCAGAGCCGCGACGCCGCTGCCCTGGAATGCGCCGAGATGGGCTGGGGGCGCTTCAAGCCCCTGCTCACCGAGGCCCTGATCGGGGCGCTCAGCCCGGTGCAGGAGCGCTACCGCCAGTGGCGGGCCGACCCCACAGCCCTGGACCAGGTGCTCGCCGACGGCCGGGCCCGGGCAGACGCCGTGGCCGAGAGCACCCTGCAGCGGGTGGAGCACTGCCTGGGGTTCCTGCCGCCGCGGCGCTGA
- the thrB gene encoding homoserine kinase gives MARPRIGQGVVVHVPATTANVGPGFDCLGAALDLDNVFEMRCIAGGSQRFDLIIEGPEGAHLRGGPDNLVYRSAQRVWKEACEEPVGLEARVRLAVPPARGLGSSATAIVAGLMGANALVGEPLSKEKLLELAIDIEGHPDNVVPSLVGGLCMTAKAASHRWRVVRCEWSAEVVAVVAIPAVRLTTSEARRAMPKAIPVADAVTNLGALTLLLQGLRTGNGDLITDGMHDRLHEPYRWGLIPGGRKVREAALEAGAWGCVISGAGPSLLALCRQEVAETVNRAMVRTWYYAGVESRAEVLSVQHRGSHWLPLPDRPENAE, from the coding sequence ATGGCGCGCCCCCGCATCGGCCAGGGCGTGGTGGTGCATGTGCCAGCCACCACCGCAAATGTGGGGCCTGGATTCGACTGCCTCGGGGCGGCCCTCGACCTCGACAACGTGTTCGAGATGCGCTGCATCGCCGGCGGCAGCCAGCGCTTCGACCTGATCATCGAGGGCCCGGAGGGGGCCCACCTGCGCGGCGGGCCCGACAACCTCGTCTACCGCTCCGCCCAGCGGGTGTGGAAGGAAGCCTGTGAGGAGCCGGTGGGGCTGGAGGCCAGGGTGCGCCTGGCCGTGCCCCCCGCCCGCGGCCTGGGCAGCAGTGCCACGGCGATCGTGGCCGGCCTGATGGGCGCCAACGCCCTGGTGGGCGAGCCGCTCAGCAAGGAGAAGCTGCTGGAGCTGGCCATCGATATCGAGGGCCATCCCGACAATGTGGTGCCCTCCCTGGTGGGCGGGCTGTGCATGACGGCGAAGGCCGCCTCGCACCGCTGGCGGGTGGTGCGCTGCGAGTGGTCGGCGGAGGTGGTGGCCGTGGTGGCGATTCCGGCGGTGCGGCTCACCACCAGCGAGGCACGGCGGGCCATGCCCAAGGCGATCCCCGTGGCCGATGCGGTGACCAACCTCGGCGCCCTGACGCTGCTGCTGCAGGGGCTGCGCACCGGCAACGGCGATCTGATCACCGACGGCATGCACGACCGCCTGCACGAGCCCTACCGCTGGGGGCTGATCCCTGGGGGTCGCAAGGTGCGTGAGGCGGCCCTGGAGGCCGGGGCCTGGGGCTGCGTGATCAGCGGTGCCGGCCCGAGTCTGCTGGCGCTCTGCCGCCAGGAGGTGGCCGAAACGGTGAACCGGGCGATGGTGCGCACCTGGTACTACGCCGGCGTGGAGTCGCGGGCGGAGGTGCTGAGCGTGCAGCACCGCGGCAGTCACTGGCTGCCGCTGCCGGATCGGCCTGAGAACGCTGAGTAG
- a CDS encoding YcjF family protein: MGRRWWPLGAAVVTGGVVLDGVAHLSSVPVVSAGTGVAVLAAGWWLLRRPAPLAVVDPGDVAGWLKRLEAMQEQFRQLEDPGGQRFPFRTEAPQLTAPLALAEASPTPSTRPSADLQRAADRRAHRRALALESQRALLERSGLTLGVAATLECPQERQPLLAQALRGSAPLTLQWSRPLPSWSDSWTWPEPLASADALIYWLRMPLGAADLRWIEALPPGLPTWLLVEHDDGCEPAALAEELKAQLPLGPAHNLLFWSPQATSLQRLLAPLASQLGRRAAALRHDRQLRGLRTLHDRWQVELEALRRLRFISLQQRTQWLVAAGVVAAPLPSLDLVVLAVANGLMLQEMARLWQCPWTAEQLRAAALELGRASLALGVVEWSTQMLASLIKLHGATWLVGGAIQALSAAYLTRVVGRAMADMLALSAGVTEPDLQRIKREAPLLVARAAEAEKLDWSGFLQQGQQWWRARQASSASA, translated from the coding sequence TTGGGGCGCCGCTGGTGGCCGCTGGGCGCCGCCGTCGTGACGGGGGGCGTGGTGCTGGATGGGGTGGCTCACCTCTCCAGCGTTCCTGTGGTTTCCGCCGGCACCGGGGTGGCGGTACTGGCCGCCGGGTGGTGGCTTCTGCGCCGGCCCGCCCCTCTGGCGGTGGTCGATCCCGGCGATGTGGCGGGCTGGCTGAAGCGGCTGGAGGCCATGCAGGAGCAGTTTCGACAGCTGGAGGACCCTGGGGGCCAGCGGTTTCCCTTCAGAACAGAGGCTCCCCAGCTGACTGCGCCTCTGGCGTTGGCTGAGGCGAGCCCCACGCCGTCAACAAGGCCTTCAGCTGATCTGCAGCGTGCTGCCGATCGCCGCGCCCATCGGCGTGCCCTGGCCCTGGAGAGCCAGCGGGCCCTGCTTGAGCGTTCCGGTCTCACCCTGGGAGTGGCTGCCACCCTGGAGTGCCCCCAGGAGCGCCAACCCCTGCTGGCCCAGGCCCTGCGCGGCTCCGCGCCCCTGACGCTGCAGTGGTCGCGCCCCCTGCCCAGCTGGAGTGACAGCTGGACCTGGCCTGAGCCCCTGGCATCGGCCGACGCCCTCATCTACTGGCTGCGGATGCCCCTGGGGGCTGCAGACCTGCGCTGGATTGAGGCCCTGCCGCCGGGCCTGCCCACCTGGCTGCTGGTGGAGCACGACGACGGCTGCGAGCCCGCCGCCCTGGCCGAGGAGCTGAAGGCCCAGCTGCCCCTGGGACCAGCCCACAATCTTCTATTCTGGTCTCCCCAGGCGACGTCGCTGCAGCGGCTGCTGGCGCCCCTGGCCTCCCAGCTCGGACGGCGGGCTGCGGCCCTGCGCCATGACCGCCAGCTGCGGGGGCTGCGCACCCTGCACGACCGCTGGCAGGTGGAGCTGGAAGCGCTGCGGCGCCTGCGCTTCATCAGCTTGCAGCAACGCACCCAGTGGCTGGTTGCCGCTGGCGTGGTGGCGGCACCGCTGCCCTCTCTGGATCTGGTGGTGCTGGCGGTGGCCAACGGCCTGATGCTGCAGGAGATGGCCAGGCTTTGGCAGTGTCCCTGGACGGCGGAGCAGCTGCGCGCGGCCGCGCTCGAGCTCGGCCGCGCCTCCCTGGCCCTGGGGGTGGTGGAGTGGAGCACCCAGATGCTGGCTTCGCTGATCAAGCTGCATGGCGCCACCTGGTTGGTGGGCGGCGCCATTCAGGCCCTCAGCGCCGCCTACCTCACCCGGGTGGTGGGCCGGGCCATGGCCGACATGCTCGCCCTCTCAGCGGGGGTGACGGAACCGGACCTGCAGCGCATCAAACGGGAAGCGCCGCTGCTGGTCGCCCGGGCGGCCGAGGCGGAAAAACTCGACTGGAGCGGCTTCCTGCAGCAGGGTCAGCAGTGGTGGCGAGCGCGGCAGGCCAGCTCCGCTTCGGCCTGA
- a CDS encoding DUF2605 family protein, whose amino-acid sequence MTASPPPQEPAADLLEHLLGSLLADFGVWFSRGELLLDLCPDRVMAEPERLQLRQRLDEARRELAAAASLRRAAPVPMALGLDAMAPWHQLVLRVWSLSASLRRSGVALPPMDWPEPPAMPALLPPPEASA is encoded by the coding sequence ATGACAGCCTCCCCACCTCCCCAGGAGCCTGCGGCCGATCTGCTGGAGCACCTGCTTGGCTCCCTGCTCGCCGATTTCGGGGTCTGGTTCAGCCGCGGCGAGCTGCTGCTTGACCTCTGCCCCGACCGGGTGATGGCCGAGCCCGAGCGGCTGCAGTTGCGCCAGCGGCTGGACGAGGCCCGCCGCGAGCTGGCCGCCGCCGCCAGCCTGCGCCGGGCGGCTCCGGTGCCGATGGCCCTCGGGCTCGACGCCATGGCCCCCTGGCACCAGCTGGTGCTGCGGGTCTGGTCCCTTTCGGCCAGCCTGCGGCGCAGTGGCGTGGCCCTGCCGCCGATGGACTGGCCCGAACCCCCCGCCATGCCCGCTCTGCTGCCGCCCCCCGAGGCATCCGCCTGA
- the psbA gene encoding photosystem II q(b) protein, which translates to MTTAVRSGRATSWESFCQWITSTNNRIYVGWFGVLMIPCLLAATICFIVAFIAAPPVDIDGIREPVAGSFLYGNNIISGAVVPSSNAIGLHFYPIWEAASLDEWLYNGGPYQLVVFHFLIGISAYMGRQWELSYRLGMRPWICVAYSAPLSAAFAVFLIYPFGQGSFSDAMPLGISGTFNFMLVFQAEHNILMHPFHMLGVAGVFGGSLFSAMHGSLVTSSLVRETTESESQNYGYKFGQEEETYNIVAAHGYFGRLIFQYASFNNSRSLHFFLAVWPVVGIWFTSLGVSTMAFNLNGFNFNQSILDAQGKVVPTWADVITRANLGMEVMHERNAHNFPLDLAAVESIPVALTAPAIG; encoded by the coding sequence ATGACCACTGCTGTACGCAGCGGCCGCGCAACAAGCTGGGAAAGCTTCTGCCAGTGGATCACCTCCACCAACAACCGCATCTATGTCGGTTGGTTCGGCGTGCTGATGATTCCCTGCCTTCTGGCGGCCACCATCTGCTTCATTGTGGCGTTCATCGCCGCTCCCCCCGTTGACATTGACGGGATCCGTGAGCCCGTAGCCGGCTCTTTCCTGTATGGCAACAACATCATCTCCGGTGCTGTTGTGCCCTCCAGCAATGCCATCGGCCTGCACTTCTATCCCATCTGGGAAGCCGCCAGCCTCGACGAGTGGCTCTACAACGGCGGTCCCTACCAGCTGGTTGTGTTCCACTTCCTGATCGGCATCTCGGCCTACATGGGCCGTCAGTGGGAGCTCAGCTACCGCCTCGGCATGCGGCCCTGGATCTGCGTGGCCTACAGCGCTCCGCTCTCGGCTGCCTTTGCCGTGTTCCTGATCTATCCCTTCGGTCAGGGCTCATTTTCTGATGCCATGCCCCTCGGCATCAGCGGCACCTTCAACTTCATGCTGGTGTTCCAGGCCGAGCACAACATACTGATGCATCCGTTCCACATGCTGGGTGTGGCCGGTGTGTTCGGTGGCTCGCTGTTCTCCGCCATGCACGGCTCGCTGGTCACCTCCTCGCTGGTGCGTGAAACCACCGAGAGCGAGAGCCAGAACTACGGCTACAAGTTCGGCCAGGAGGAAGAGACCTACAACATCGTGGCTGCCCACGGTTACTTCGGTCGCCTTATCTTCCAGTACGCCAGCTTCAACAACAGCCGCAGCCTGCACTTCTTCCTGGCGGTGTGGCCGGTGGTGGGCATCTGGTTCACCAGCCTCGGGGTGAGCACGATGGCCTTCAACCTGAACGGCTTCAACTTCAACCAGTCGATCCTGGACGCCCAGGGCAAGGTGGTGCCCACCTGGGCCGATGTGATCACCCGCGCCAACCTCGGCATGGAGGTGATGCACGAGCGCAACGCCCACAACTTCCCCCTGGATCTGGCTGCGGTGGAGTCCATCCCCGTGGCGCTCACGGCTCCGGCGATCGGCTGA
- a CDS encoding TM2 domain-containing protein, whose amino-acid sequence MALTQPRHLGVAYLLWALGLVGVCGIQRFYSRRPISGTLYLFTFGLCFIGQLVDLWLLPDVVEQANAVHLLRSRGASLERQLLELARRNGTAGFTLNDALLALEGQPGVGSEQLRSEIERLLHGHLLDVGNDERGRVIYREP is encoded by the coding sequence ATGGCTCTCACCCAGCCGCGCCACCTCGGGGTGGCCTACCTGCTCTGGGCGCTGGGACTGGTGGGGGTGTGCGGCATCCAGCGCTTCTACAGCCGCCGGCCGATCAGCGGCACCCTCTACCTGTTCACCTTCGGGCTCTGCTTCATCGGCCAGCTGGTGGATCTGTGGCTGCTACCGGATGTGGTGGAGCAGGCCAATGCCGTGCACCTGCTGCGGTCCAGGGGCGCCTCCCTCGAGCGCCAGTTGCTTGAGTTGGCCCGCCGGAACGGTACTGCCGGCTTCACTCTCAACGATGCCCTGCTGGCCCTCGAGGGGCAGCCTGGGGTCGGCAGTGAGCAGCTGCGCAGCGAGATCGAGCGGCTGCTCCACGGGCATCTTCTGGATGTGGGCAACGACGAGCGCGGCCGGGTGATCTACCGCGAGCCCTAG